One part of the Paenibacillus silvisoli genome encodes these proteins:
- the araA gene encoding L-arabinose isomerase, whose product MLNVKPYEFWFLTGSQHLYGVETLLEVEAHSKEMVEGLNSDSSISYKIVFKALLTTPEDIRKTLVEASSDERCAGVITWMHTFSPSKMWIAGLAQLNKPHLHFATQYNRDIPWSAIDMDFMNTNQAAHGDREHGFIGTRMGRSRKVVFGHWQDGAVRSQIGGWQRTAVALCESKTLKVARFGDNMRQVAVTEGDKVEAEIRFGWSVNTYGVGDLVQRVNAVSQEAVDRLVAEYEEQYTIVADTEEKRGSIAYQARIELGMRSFLEEGGFTAFTTTFEDLHGLEQLPGLAVQRLMADGYGFGGEGDWKTAALVRLMKIMADGKGTSFMEDYTYHLEPGNELVLGAHMLEICPTIADGKPRIEVHPLGIGGKADPARMVFNGRSGAAINASIIDLGHRFRLLVNQVNAVEVAQDMPKLPVARVLWQVLPNLKDGVEAWILAGGAHHTGFSYEVSAEQMIDFAEMFGIEAVVIDERTDRVSFPMQLRLSQAAWRV is encoded by the coding sequence ATGTTGAACGTGAAGCCTTACGAGTTTTGGTTTTTGACGGGGAGCCAGCATCTATACGGTGTTGAGACGCTTTTGGAAGTGGAAGCCCATTCGAAAGAAATGGTAGAAGGACTGAATTCGGACTCATCCATCTCGTATAAAATCGTGTTCAAGGCGCTGCTGACTACGCCTGAAGACATTCGAAAAACATTGGTCGAGGCGAGCAGCGATGAGCGCTGCGCCGGCGTCATTACGTGGATGCATACGTTCTCGCCGTCTAAAATGTGGATCGCCGGATTGGCGCAGCTGAACAAGCCGCATTTGCATTTCGCGACGCAGTACAACCGCGATATCCCGTGGAGCGCGATCGACATGGATTTCATGAACACGAACCAAGCCGCTCACGGCGATCGCGAGCACGGTTTTATCGGGACGCGCATGGGGCGTTCCCGCAAAGTGGTATTCGGCCATTGGCAGGATGGAGCGGTTCGCTCGCAAATCGGCGGCTGGCAGCGGACGGCCGTCGCTCTCTGCGAGAGCAAGACGCTCAAGGTAGCCCGTTTCGGCGACAACATGAGGCAGGTGGCGGTAACGGAAGGCGATAAGGTGGAGGCGGAAATCCGTTTCGGCTGGTCGGTGAACACGTATGGCGTTGGCGATTTGGTGCAGCGCGTAAACGCGGTATCGCAAGAAGCCGTCGATCGTCTCGTGGCCGAATATGAGGAGCAATATACCATAGTCGCGGATACGGAGGAGAAACGGGGCTCCATCGCTTATCAGGCGCGGATCGAGCTCGGCATGCGGAGCTTCTTGGAAGAGGGCGGCTTTACGGCGTTTACGACGACGTTCGAGGATTTGCACGGCTTGGAGCAGCTGCCGGGCTTGGCGGTACAGCGATTGATGGCCGACGGCTACGGATTCGGCGGCGAAGGGGATTGGAAGACGGCCGCGCTCGTCAGGCTGATGAAAATTATGGCCGACGGGAAGGGCACGTCCTTCATGGAGGATTATACGTATCATTTAGAGCCGGGCAACGAGCTGGTTCTTGGCGCGCATATGCTGGAAATTTGCCCGACGATCGCGGACGGGAAGCCGCGCATCGAGGTTCATCCGCTCGGCATCGGCGGCAAAGCGGATCCGGCGCGGATGGTCTTCAACGGCCGGAGCGGTGCCGCTATTAATGCGAGCATCATCGATCTTGGCCATCGCTTCCGCTTGCTGGTCAATCAAGTGAATGCGGTGGAAGTGGCGCAGGACATGCCGAAGCTGCCTGTCGCGCGGGTGCTGTGGCAGGTGCTGCCGAACCTGAAGGACGGCGTCGAGGCGTGGATTTTGGCCGGCGGCGCGCATCATACCGGCTTCTCGTACGAGGTGTCCGCGGAGCAGATGATCGACTTCGCCGAGATGTTCGGCATCGAGGCGGTCGTGATCGATGAGCGCACGGATCGGGTGAGCTTCCCGATGCAGCTGCGGTTGAGCCAGGCGGCTTGGCGGGTTTAA
- a CDS encoding xylulokinase: MSHDVKSDILSGKTVLGIEFGSTRIKAVLIGPDHAPIASGSHDWENGFANQIWTYSLADIWKGLQDSYQKMASDVKRQYGVTLQTVGAIGFSGMMHGYMAFDESGELLTPFRTWRNNITEQASAALSELFNFHIPQRWSIAHLYQAILNGEEHVANIRFQTTLAGYIHYKLTGQKVLGVGEASGVFPIDMHTKTYHAGMVSQFNDLIAAQQLPWTLEDILPAVLVAGEHAGALTAEGAKLLDVTGELQAGIPLCPPEGDAGTGMVATNSVAKRTGNVSAGTSVFAMVVLEKGLSKAYEEIDLVTTPSGHLVAMAHSNNCSSDLNEWVGLFGQFAKAMGMETDANQLYGTLYNLALQGDPDCGGLLAYGYLSGEHMTHFEEGRPLFVRSAESRFNLANFMRVHLFTALGALSIGMDILLKQEAVKLDEILGHGGFFKTAGVGQKMMAGALNVPVSVMETAGEGGAWGIALLAAFMLHRSEQETLEDYLNGKVFAGKAGVSVQPDPKDVEGFEAFMKRYVNGLAIERAAVEHLN; encoded by the coding sequence ATGAGTCACGATGTGAAAAGCGATATTCTAAGCGGCAAAACCGTGCTCGGCATCGAGTTCGGCTCGACCCGAATCAAAGCGGTGCTCATTGGACCCGATCATGCGCCGATCGCATCCGGCAGTCATGACTGGGAGAACGGCTTCGCCAACCAAATTTGGACGTACAGCTTAGCGGATATTTGGAAGGGCTTACAAGACAGCTATCAGAAAATGGCGAGCGACGTGAAGCGGCAGTACGGCGTAACGTTGCAGACGGTCGGAGCGATCGGCTTCAGCGGCATGATGCACGGCTATATGGCCTTCGACGAGTCCGGCGAGCTGCTCACCCCGTTTCGCACATGGCGAAATAATATCACGGAGCAAGCGTCCGCAGCGCTGAGCGAGTTGTTTAACTTCCACATCCCGCAGCGCTGGAGCATTGCCCATCTCTATCAAGCTATTTTAAACGGGGAAGAGCATGTGGCGAATATTCGCTTCCAGACGACGCTGGCCGGGTACATCCATTATAAATTGACAGGTCAGAAGGTGCTTGGCGTAGGCGAAGCGTCCGGCGTGTTTCCGATCGACATGCATACGAAAACGTACCATGCCGGGATGGTGTCGCAATTCAATGATCTAATCGCAGCTCAGCAGCTCCCGTGGACGCTGGAAGACATCCTTCCTGCCGTATTGGTCGCGGGCGAACATGCTGGCGCGCTCACGGCGGAAGGCGCGAAGCTGCTGGATGTCACGGGCGAGCTGCAAGCGGGCATTCCGCTTTGTCCGCCGGAAGGCGATGCCGGAACGGGCATGGTCGCAACGAATAGCGTAGCGAAGCGCACGGGCAATGTGTCGGCCGGAACCTCCGTGTTCGCCATGGTCGTTCTGGAGAAGGGTTTGTCCAAAGCGTACGAAGAAATCGATCTCGTTACGACGCCTTCCGGCCACCTCGTCGCGATGGCTCATTCCAACAACTGTTCCTCGGACCTCAATGAGTGGGTTGGCCTGTTCGGTCAATTCGCGAAGGCGATGGGGATGGAAACGGACGCCAATCAATTATATGGAACGCTGTATAACCTGGCGCTTCAAGGCGATCCGGATTGCGGCGGATTGCTGGCCTATGGCTACCTCTCGGGCGAGCATATGACGCATTTCGAAGAAGGCCGTCCTTTGTTCGTGCGTTCCGCGGAAAGCCGGTTCAATTTAGCGAATTTCATGCGCGTTCATCTGTTTACCGCTTTGGGGGCTTTGAGCATCGGCATGGATATTTTGCTCAAGCAGGAAGCGGTAAAGCTGGACGAAATTTTGGGGCATGGCGGCTTCTTCAAGACAGCCGGCGTCGGACAGAAGATGATGGCCGGTGCGCTTAACGTTCCGGTATCCGTTATGGAAACGGCGGGAGAAGGCGGAGCGTGGGGGATTGCCCTGTTAGCCGCATTCATGCTTCACCGGTCGGAGCAAGAGACGTTGGAAGATTATTTGAACGGTAAGGTGTTTGCAGGCAAAGCCGGGGTATCGGTCCAGCCGGATCCGAAGGACGTCGAAGGCTTCGAAGCGTTCATGAAGCGTTACGTGAACGGTCTTGCGATCGAACGAGCAGCGGTTGAGCATTTGAACTAG
- the araD gene encoding L-ribulose-5-phosphate 4-epimerase codes for MLERLKQEVLEANLDLPKYHLVTFTWGNVSGIDRESGLVVIKPSGVPYEKLKLEDLVVVDLEGNKVEGALKPSSDTATHLVLYKAFPHIGGIVHTHSPWATSWAQAGRPIPALGTTHADYFYGEVPITRAMTREEIENGYELETGNVIVETFKDLDPAQVPSVLVNSHAPFNWGKDAHEAVHNAVVLEEVAKLALHTYVLNPGIGPMDQTLLDKHFLRKHGAGAYYGQTNQTK; via the coding sequence GTGCTGGAACGGTTGAAGCAGGAAGTATTGGAAGCCAATCTGGATTTGCCTAAGTATCATCTCGTTACGTTTACATGGGGGAATGTCAGCGGCATCGACAGGGAAAGCGGCTTGGTCGTCATTAAGCCAAGCGGCGTTCCTTACGAGAAGCTGAAGCTGGAGGATCTTGTCGTCGTCGATCTGGAAGGGAACAAAGTCGAAGGGGCGCTCAAGCCTTCCTCGGATACGGCGACGCATCTCGTGCTTTATAAGGCGTTCCCGCACATCGGCGGCATCGTGCATACGCATTCCCCGTGGGCTACAAGCTGGGCGCAGGCGGGAAGACCGATCCCGGCGCTCGGAACGACGCATGCGGATTATTTTTACGGCGAGGTTCCGATCACCCGCGCGATGACGCGCGAGGAGATCGAGAACGGCTACGAGCTGGAAACGGGCAACGTCATTGTCGAAACGTTCAAGGATCTCGATCCGGCGCAGGTGCCGAGCGTGCTCGTCAACAGCCACGCGCCGTTCAACTGGGGCAAGGATGCGCATGAGGCGGTTCATAACGCCGTCGTGCTGGAGGAAGTCGCCAAGCTGGCGCTGCATACGTATGTCCTCAATCCCGGCATCGGTCCGATGGATCAGACGCTGCTTGATAAGCACTTTTTGCGGAAGCACGGAGCGGGCGCGTATTACGGACAGACGAACCAAACGAAATAG
- a CDS encoding GntR family transcriptional regulator: MKEKALPKYVQLKREILEWIEAGKLRPDEQMPSENEIAEQFGISRQTVRQTLGELEQEDRLYRIQGKGTFVAQPKGEHQQHVETRTIGLVTTYISDYIFPHIVRGAEAAVREKGYSLLLSSTDNDKNKERESLQMLTDQPLSGLIIEPTKSAEGNPNLAYFLALNNRRIPYVMINAKYPEISSPSLVIDDEEGGYAAAEHLLQLGHRRIAGLFKTDDLQGVLRLKGFMRAHQQDNAELHPEFVVTYRTEEKEDRPLATAAELLARPEGKRPTALVCYNDELALRLLDVIRKAGLSVPQDISIVGFDDSWLATATEVKLTTLAHPKTEMGEDAAQMLFALIESGGSAVPDSKIYKPRLIVRESTQKVYIQAE, encoded by the coding sequence ATGAAAGAGAAGGCGCTGCCGAAGTACGTACAGCTGAAGCGAGAGATTTTGGAGTGGATCGAGGCAGGCAAGCTGCGGCCCGACGAGCAGATGCCGTCCGAAAACGAGATCGCCGAGCAGTTCGGCATCAGCCGGCAAACGGTCCGGCAGACGCTCGGCGAACTGGAGCAGGAGGACAGGCTGTATCGCATCCAAGGGAAAGGGACCTTCGTTGCTCAGCCTAAGGGAGAGCATCAGCAGCACGTTGAGACGCGGACGATCGGCTTAGTCACCACGTACATATCCGATTATATTTTTCCTCATATCGTCCGGGGAGCCGAGGCGGCGGTACGCGAGAAGGGCTACAGCCTGCTGCTCTCCAGTACGGACAACGATAAGAACAAAGAGCGCGAAAGCTTGCAGATGCTGACGGATCAGCCGCTGAGCGGATTGATTATAGAGCCGACGAAGAGCGCGGAGGGCAATCCGAACCTCGCTTACTTCCTAGCGCTTAACAACCGCCGCATTCCTTATGTGATGATTAACGCCAAATATCCGGAAATCAGCAGCCCCTCCTTGGTCATCGACGATGAAGAGGGCGGGTACGCGGCCGCGGAGCACCTGCTTCAGCTTGGCCATCGCCGCATCGCGGGCTTGTTCAAAACGGACGATCTGCAAGGCGTTCTGAGATTGAAAGGGTTCATGCGGGCGCATCAGCAGGATAACGCGGAGCTTCATCCGGAATTCGTCGTCACCTACCGAACGGAAGAGAAAGAAGATAGGCCGCTCGCGACAGCGGCAGAGCTTCTTGCGCGTCCTGAAGGCAAGCGTCCGACCGCGCTGGTCTGTTATAACGACGAGCTTGCGCTGCGGCTGTTGGACGTCATTCGGAAGGCGGGCTTATCCGTTCCGCAGGACATTTCAATCGTTGGGTTCGACGATTCGTGGCTCGCTACGGCCACGGAAGTGAAGCTGACGACGCTTGCGCATCCCAAGACGGAAATGGGCGAGGATGCCGCGCAAATGTTGTTCGCGCTCATCGAAAGCGGCGGATCGGCCGTGCCGGACTCCAAAATCTATAAACCGAGGCTGATTGTTAGGGAATCGACTCAGAAGGTGTACATACAAGCTGAATAG
- a CDS encoding N-acetylmuramoyl-L-alanine amidase family protein produces MKTTTTYLAIAIVGIIVSLSLFHIQTEGAKQEKQSVVQALSSSEEANLPLKGKTIVLDPGHGGKDVGSIGGAGTYEKDVTLLTARNVERKLKEQGARVVMTREADTTISLKERTAIAQTEQADLFISIHFDAFETGDVYGMTTYYNKPQDRGIAETLHDQLFKTDMDTKDRGVQFGDYHVIRENAKPAVLLELGYISNRTEEARMKTESFQARISKAIASGVIEVLR; encoded by the coding sequence ATGAAAACAACCACTACGTATTTGGCCATAGCCATCGTTGGAATCATCGTGTCGCTCAGTCTATTTCACATACAAACCGAAGGAGCAAAGCAGGAGAAGCAAAGCGTCGTACAAGCCTTATCGTCGAGTGAAGAAGCGAATTTACCCTTGAAAGGAAAAACGATCGTTCTCGATCCCGGGCATGGCGGCAAGGACGTCGGCTCGATCGGGGGCGCAGGAACGTACGAGAAGGATGTTACGCTGCTGACCGCGCGGAATGTCGAACGGAAGCTGAAGGAGCAAGGAGCAAGAGTCGTCATGACGAGAGAAGCGGATACGACGATCTCGCTGAAAGAACGAACGGCAATCGCGCAAACCGAACAGGCCGACTTGTTTATCAGCATCCACTTCGATGCGTTCGAGACCGGCGATGTATACGGGATGACAACGTACTACAACAAACCGCAAGACAGGGGGATCGCCGAGACCCTTCATGACCAGCTGTTCAAAACCGACATGGACACGAAGGACCGAGGCGTTCAGTTCGGCGATTACCATGTGATTCGCGAGAACGCGAAGCCGGCTGTATTGCTGGAGCTCGGGTACATTTCGAATAGGACGGAAGAGGCGAGAATGAAGACCGAGTCGTTTCAAGCGCGCATCTCGAAGGCCATTGCGAGCGGCGTTATCGAAGTTCTTCGATAA
- a CDS encoding sensor histidine kinase — MRVGIVAKLFMLTAALCMLILAVIYVGQTIFFKDYYANRKVSDLQTKLAALKTAYKEAGGNPAAVQSLEQDFYRTNNVTITSLDHDGNLKFANDFYLEIRLAKATTDEEKELRIKVPLYSLMSMEEAASGEALVRVGDQIFVRGIKSYSVLIPIMLQHPSGELLYENEPFNRKAFKSSYTSVFGAITDIRLPRGGGSSDLIYSNKLFLEQINAFQAKLLFEGLTLTDSLLTQDYEQNNVKYKLFIQPVRYDNGTTNYIFAMASLQPVDEAVQMMKDYYVYIVAFVIVLILIASLYFSMKIARPLLRINQTTQKIANLDFAESIPVRSKDEIGDLSRNINRLSATLHSYIGKLREDIEKEKQLERTRKDFIAGVSHELKTPLSVMKSCISILKDGVAAHKKDYYFAAMEQEVDKMDHLIVDMLELAKYESGTYKMPMDEFDIDKSIESICGQLAHELDKKQLRLTVRVFPVAVVANQHRIEQVITNFMTNAIRYTPEREEIVVSMTEQPEEQNHIVVRVENKGIHIPEEQLAQVWDRFYRGDASRQRADGGTGLGLAISKNILELHGAWYGASNTKDGVAFYFRLLRKRS, encoded by the coding sequence GCTCACGGCTGCGTTATGCATGCTCATATTGGCCGTTATTTACGTTGGACAAACGATATTTTTCAAAGACTATTATGCGAATCGCAAGGTGAGCGACCTGCAGACCAAGCTAGCGGCTTTAAAGACGGCTTACAAGGAGGCTGGCGGCAATCCGGCTGCCGTCCAGTCGCTTGAGCAGGATTTCTATCGGACGAATAACGTCACGATTACGAGCTTGGATCACGATGGCAACTTAAAGTTTGCAAACGACTTCTACCTGGAAATCAGATTGGCCAAGGCGACGACGGACGAGGAGAAGGAATTGCGCATTAAGGTTCCGCTCTATTCGCTCATGAGCATGGAGGAAGCCGCATCGGGAGAAGCGTTGGTTCGCGTTGGCGACCAAATCTTCGTTAGGGGGATCAAGAGCTACTCGGTGCTCATTCCCATTATGCTGCAGCATCCATCCGGGGAACTGCTGTACGAAAACGAGCCTTTCAACCGAAAAGCCTTCAAGTCGTCCTATACGAGCGTATTCGGAGCAATCACGGACATCCGGCTTCCGAGAGGCGGCGGATCGTCGGACTTGATTTACTCCAATAAGCTGTTTCTGGAGCAAATCAATGCGTTTCAAGCGAAGCTGCTCTTTGAAGGCTTAACGCTAACGGATTCGCTTCTGACCCAGGATTACGAGCAAAATAACGTGAAGTACAAGCTGTTCATCCAGCCGGTCCGATATGACAACGGTACGACCAACTACATCTTCGCGATGGCGTCGCTGCAGCCGGTAGACGAAGCCGTTCAAATGATGAAGGACTATTATGTCTATATCGTTGCGTTCGTTATCGTGCTCATCCTGATCGCGTCGCTTTATTTTTCCATGAAAATCGCAAGGCCGCTGCTGCGCATCAATCAAACGACGCAAAAAATCGCGAATCTCGATTTCGCGGAAAGCATCCCCGTTCGTTCCAAGGATGAAATTGGCGATCTCTCGCGCAACATCAACCGGCTATCGGCTACGCTGCATTCCTACATCGGCAAGCTGCGGGAAGATATCGAGAAAGAAAAGCAGCTGGAACGAACGAGGAAGGATTTCATCGCGGGCGTATCGCACGAGCTGAAGACGCCGCTAAGCGTCATGAAGAGCTGCATCTCGATTCTCAAGGACGGCGTGGCTGCGCACAAGAAGGATTATTACTTCGCGGCGATGGAGCAAGAGGTCGACAAGATGGATCATCTGATCGTCGATATGCTGGAGCTGGCGAAATACGAATCGGGCACCTATAAGATGCCGATGGACGAATTTGATATCGACAAGTCGATCGAATCGATTTGCGGGCAATTGGCGCATGAGCTGGACAAGAAACAACTGCGTTTAACGGTGCGCGTTTTCCCCGTCGCCGTCGTTGCCAATCAGCATCGGATCGAGCAGGTCATCACGAATTTCATGACGAACGCGATCCGCTATACGCCGGAAAGGGAAGAAATCGTCGTTTCCATGACCGAGCAGCCCGAGGAGCAGAATCATATCGTCGTTCGCGTGGAAAACAAAGGCATCCATATTCCGGAGGAGCAGCTTGCGCAAGTGTGGGATCGCTTCTACCGGGGAGACGCATCCAGGCAGCGGGCCGACGGGGGAACGGGACTCGGACTCGCGATTTCCAAAAATATATTGGAGCTTCACGGGGCTTGGTATGGCGCGTCCAACACAAAGGATGGCGTAGCGTTTTACTTTCGCTTGCTTCGGAAACGTTCATAG